The following is a genomic window from Candidatus Dormiibacterota bacterium.
AGAGGCCGAGCTGGCGGCGGACCCGGTCGGCGAGCGCGGGCGCGCACAGCAGCCGCGCGGGCAGCTCCTGGACGGGCATGTCCGGCCGCCCCGAGGCGAGCTGGAGCGTCTGCACCAGGGATCGGTCCTCGTCCTCGGCCAGGCGTGCGCCGAGGACCTCGCCGGTGCGGGCGTCGCGGGCCATGGTGGCCACCACCCGGCGGTCGGATTCGGGAACGGTGATCGTCCCCGTGAGGTCACGCTGGAGGATCACCCATCCCGTGCCGAGCCCGCTGCCACCCATCCGACCGCCTCCGTACCACTCGCCTGCGCGCGGTGATCGTACTTGCCCCACGGTCGTGGGAGCGCCGGCGGCATCGGCACAGCCCCCCGGTACTCGGCACCGCCGACGGCGGCCGCACCTGGACGCCGGCGGCCCGGTAGCCCTCCCGGCTCAGACCCGCTCGGCGATCACCGCCAGGTTCTGGGCGAGCCACGGCACCGGCCGGCCGAGGTCGACCACCCGCCGCAGCACCACCGGGTGGTTGGGGAGGAAGCGGCAGAAGACCGAGTGGACGGCGTCGCGCAGCCCCCGCCTCGGCACCCAGATGGGCAGGGGCAGCACCAGCCCCTCGAGGTGACGGACCCGCGCCCCCGCGGCCTCGATCTCCGAGCGCAGCTCGGCGACGGTGTACTCGTGGAGGTGCTCGGGGTTCTGCACCTGCTCGCGCCCGGTGACCCGGGCCCAGAGGTGGCGGCGGTTGGGGGTGGTGAGCACCAGCCGGCCGCCGGGGCGGAGCAGCGACACCCAGGCGCGGAGCGCCTCCGGGCGCTCGACCAGGTGCTCGATGATCTCCCCGGCGTAGACGGCGTCGAAGCCGCCGGGAGCGAACGGCACCTGCTGGGCCGAGCCCCGCACCGCCACCCGCGCCCTGCCGCTGCGGACGACCTCGCGGAGGGCGGCGTCGTCCCAGTCGCAGGCGTAGAGGTCGAAGCTCCAGGGCCCGGCCATGCCCACCAGCGAGTACCCGGAGCCGAGGTCGAGCACCCGCCCGCTCACCCCTCGCAGCAGCCGGCGCGCCTGCTCGATGCGCGCCGCGTGGAAGGCGGTGTTGAACGGGGCCGGGACCGCGTAGCTGACCTCCTGGTGGTGCTCGCGCCCGTAATGGCGCCGCAGCACCTCGCCGTTGTTGGAGACCACCTCGTGGGCGCGGCCGTTGACGGTGAAGGTGAGCCGCGGCCAGGGGATGAAGCCCTCGGCCACCTCCTCCTCGTCGGCCCGCCGGCCGTCGACCCGGCAGAGCTCGGCCGAGAGCAGGTCGATCTGCAGGCTGCGACCGCCGCTGGCGAAGTGCCAGCGTCCCGCCACCGCGCCACCGTCGGGATCGTGGAGCACGACCTCGACCGGCTCGCCGCCGAGGGGCAGCTCGAACTCGGGCACGCGGTCGGTCACCACCATGGGCCGGGATGTTACCGGGGAGGCGATGCCTCCCCCGCTCGCACCGGGGACATCGCGCCACGCTCGCTTCGCGCGCCCTTCGCCGCCGGCTGGACGGGCGTGCGGCGAGCTTCCATGGCGGCGTCCCTGGATCTACATTTGACGTAAGGTCAAAGTCTGCCACAGCCGGAGGATGTGCCCGCCTCCGGAAACCCGTCGGGGTCAGCGGGTGACGGTGACGTCCAGACGGTAGATCTGCAGGTACATCGCGCACATCATGCCGGGCGCGCAGGCGGGCGCCCTGGTGCTCTCGACCGTCGCCGAGCCCACCGCGCCGGCCTTGAAGGTGACGCTGGTGGTCGCCCCGGGCGAGGGCGCCGGCGAGGCGCACATCGCGTTGGGAGGGCACACGAAGGCGGGCGCGGCGGCCGGGTCGCGCAGCACCCTGGGATCGGAGCTGCGTGGGGTGCTCCAGCCGCCGTGGAGGGTCACGGTGAGAGTGTCGCCGCGGCGCAGGGTCACCGACTTCATGTTGTCGGCCTCGGTGGCCACGACATGGTGATGCCGTGCCACGAGATGACCGCGGGCGGCGCTCGCCGCGGCGGGGGTGGTCGTCGCCGACGCCCCCTGCCCGGCGGAGCCCACGGCGACGATCGCCGTGGCCAGCGCCAGCGCGCCCCGCACCGCCGGCCGGATCGACCGGCTGCGCCGCATGTCCAACGTCCTCACTCCCTTCCTGGCGGACCGGAGCCGCACCCCATCGGGCGCGGCGTCCTCGCAAGATCAACGGCTGGCGGGTCCGAATTTTGCGCGGCACCCCCGCCGGGCCCCCATCTCTTTCTCATCTCTTGCCCCGTTCTTACCATCCTCTTACATGCAGAGGGCCATCCTCGAGGGGAACGTGCAGCGGCGCGACGGCGGGAAGGGCGCCCCACACGGTCGTCGAGCC
Proteins encoded in this region:
- a CDS encoding methyltransferase domain-containing protein, giving the protein MVVTDRVPEFELPLGGEPVEVVLHDPDGGAVAGRWHFASGGRSLQIDLLSAELCRVDGRRADEEEVAEGFIPWPRLTFTVNGRAHEVVSNNGEVLRRHYGREHHQEVSYAVPAPFNTAFHAARIEQARRLLRGVSGRVLDLGSGYSLVGMAGPWSFDLYACDWDDAALREVVRSGRARVAVRGSAQQVPFAPGGFDAVYAGEIIEHLVERPEALRAWVSLLRPGGRLVLTTPNRRHLWARVTGREQVQNPEHLHEYTVAELRSEIEAAGARVRHLEGLVLPLPIWVPRRGLRDAVHSVFCRFLPNHPVVLRRVVDLGRPVPWLAQNLAVIAERV